A stretch of the Carassius auratus strain Wakin unplaced genomic scaffold, ASM336829v1 scaf_tig00038186, whole genome shotgun sequence genome encodes the following:
- the LOC113083463 gene encoding trace amine-associated receptor 7e-like: MNLTAMNQSDVCQEYLCPERSVSFSVYVILYAAAAAVSLLTVCGNLLVIISVSHFKQLHTPANILILSLAVSDLLVGVFVMPFHLSWLIESCWISGPVMCSVFSFVTFQAPTVSVHTVALIAVDRFLALSSPFLYSEKISPTVTCIATLFNWLFSLLYNFTLLYVNNFTDFMCPGECIYIVDEVSSLVDLIVVFLMPCTLIIILYTHVFVIAKKHVTAIRALQIHNRTESSKNRVTDKSELKAALALGILVFVFLLCLLPYYIFSLTNFLKNDSFSNLINSVLVLFYLNSSINPLLYALLYPWFKKSVKIIITFKILNTDSSLMNVLSLNS, encoded by the coding sequence ATGAATCTTACAGCAATGAACCAAAGTGATGTCTGTCAGGAATATTTGTGTCCAGAGAgatctgtttctttttctgtctatGTGATTCTGTATGCGGCTGCAGCAGCTGTGTCTCTTCTGACCGTGTGTGGAAACCTGCTGGTCATCATCTCTGTTAGTCACTTCAAGCAGCTCCACACACCTGCGAACATCCTCATCCTCTCTTTGGCTGTGTCTGATCTTCTAGTTGGAGTTTTTGTGATGCCGTTTCACTTATCTTGGCTTATTGAGTCATGTTGGATTTCTGGCCCAGTGATgtgttcagttttcagttttgtgaCTTTTCAGGCACCAACCGTGTCTGTTCATACTGTGGCTCTGATAGCAGTTGATCGGTTTTTGGCTTTAAGCTCTCCTTTTCTTTACTCTGAAAAGATCTCACCCACTGTCACCTGCATAGCAACTCTATTTAACTGGCTGTTTTCACTACTTTATAACTTTACTCTTCTTTACGTTAATAACTTCACTGATTTCATGTGTCCAGGAGAATGTATTTATATCGTAGATGAGGTTTCATCCCTTGTTGACCTCATAGTTGTGTTTCTTATGCCTTGTacacttattataatattatacactcaTGTTTTTGTCATTGCTAAAAAACATGTGACTGCCATAAGAGCTCTTCAGATTCACAACAGAACAGAATCCTCCAAAAACAGAGTCACTGACAAATCAGAGCTAAAAGCCGCATTAGCACTCGGGATTCTGGTTTTTGTGTTTCTCCTGTGTTTACTGCcgtattatattttttctttaacaaattttttaaaaaatgactcATTTTCTAATCTTATCAACAGTGTTTTGGTTCTATTTTACCTTAATTCCTCCATCAATCCACTTCTCTATGCTCTGTTGTACCCTTGGTTTAAGAAAAGTGTTAagataattattacttttaaaatattgaacaCAGACTCCTCTCTCATGAATGTCCTTTCATTAAACTCTTAA
- the LOC113083459 gene encoding trace amine-associated receptor 7e-like codes for MNLTAMNQSDVCQEYSCPERSVSFSVYVILYAAAAAVSLLSVCGNLLVIISVSHFKQLHTPANILILSLAVSDLLVGVFVMPFHLSWLIESCWISGPVMCSVFSFLTFQAPSVSVHTVALIAVDRFLALSSPFLYSEKISPTVTCIATIFNWLFSLIYNLTLLYINDFTGVMCPGECLYIIDKVSSLVDLIVIFLMPCTLIIILYTHVFVIAKKHATAIRALQIHNRTESSKNRVSEKSELKAALALGILVFVFLLCLLPFYILSLTNFLKDYSFSKVINSVLVLVYLNSFINPLIYALLYPWFKKSVKIILTLRVLNTDSSLMNVLSLNS; via the coding sequence ATGAATCTTACAGCAATGAACCAAAGCGATGTCTGTCAGGAATATTCGTGTCCAGAGAgatctgtttctttttctgtctatGTGATTCTGTATGCGGCTGCAGCAGCTGTGTCTCTTCTGTCCGTGTGTGGAAACCTGCTGGTCATCATCTCTGTTAGTCACTTCAAGCAGCTCCACACACCTGCAAACATCCTCATCCTCTCTTTGGCTGTGTCTGATCTTCTGGTGGGAGTTTTTGTGATGCCATTTCACTTATCTTGGCTTATTGAATCATGTTGGATTTCTGGCCCAGTGATgtgttcagttttcagttttttgaCTTTTCAGGCACCAAGTGTGTCTGTTCATACTGTGGCTCTGATAGCAGTTGATCGGTTTTTGGCTTTAAGCTCTCCTTTTCTTTACTCTGAGAAGATCTCACCCACTGTCACCTGCATTGCAACTATATTTAACTGGCTGTTTTCACTCATTTACAACTTGACTCTTCTTTACATTAATGACTTCACTGGTGTCATGTGTCCAGGAGAATGTCTTTATATCATAGACAAGGTTTCATCACTCGTTGACCTCATAGTTATATTTCTTATGCCTTGTAcactcattataatattatacactcaTGTTTTTGTTATTGCTAAAAAACATGCGACTGCTATAAGAGCTCTTCAGATTCACAACAGAACAGAATCCTCCAAAAACAGAGTCAGTGAAAAATCAGAGCTAAAAGCTGCATTAGCACTTGGGATTTTGGTCTTTGTGTTTCTCCTGTGTTTActgccattttatattttatctttaacaAATTTCTTAAAAGATTACTCATTTTCTAAAGTTATCAACAGTGTTTTGGTTCTCGTTTACCTTAATTCCTTCATCAATCCACTTATCTATGCTCTGTTGTACCCTTGGTTTAAGAAAAGTGTAAAGATAATTCTTACTTTAAGAGTATTGAACACAGACTCCTCTCTGATGAATGTCCTTTCATTAAACtcttaa